One region of Salvelinus namaycush isolate Seneca chromosome 3, SaNama_1.0, whole genome shotgun sequence genomic DNA includes:
- the LOC120037617 gene encoding chromodomain Y-like protein isoform X1, with product MELSSIGEQVFAVESITKKRVRKGNVEYLLKWQGWPPKYSTWEPEDHILDPRLVLAYEEKEEKDRALAYRRKGLRPRRLILRSSLLLQNIYAMDLRSAHKVPDTPRMRLSLTRSMGSELDQGSLPFRAGEGGSVYRRLARRKNKRRVPKPVSDNNSLQPLTRIQDPMEHEWQGAEERPESELTTDTRHSQSECSSPMMEQEVESSTDRVESCGSALGSGDETLGGGALLRVTGAGYRSEGRTSETGREQIDRTDQSESCVSAEGPKDNISNRLVDSATEVELGTDTLIDKVERLGTANVIEGLGTYYFIDRVEEMGTHILIDRDSTSVVDVGDKTVSDGSVVCTDVEVAEEVVENDTKQQGEEVVTQCPDSSGAEVNPGKVIVTDVTINSLTVTFKEALAAEGFFKV from the exons GTACAGCACCTGGGAACCAGAGGACCACATACTGGACCCACGCCTGGTGCTGGCTTATGAAGAGAA GGAGGAGAAGGACCGAGCCCTGGCATACCGCAGGAAAGGACTCAGACCACGGAGACTCATCTTGCGG TCTTCTCTTCTCCTACAGAATATCTATGCCATGGACCTCCGTAGTGCACACAAAGTCCCAGATACCCCTCGTATGCGCCTCTCCCTTACCCGCTCCATGGGCTCCGAGCTGGACCAGGGCAGTCTGCCATTCAGggcgggggagggagggagcgtcTACCGCCGCCTGGCAAGACGCAAGAACAAGCGGAGGGTGCCCAAACCTGTGTCTGACAACAATTCCCTCCAACCACTGACCCGCATACAGGACCCCATGGAGCATGAATGGCAAGGCGCAGAGGAGAGACCGGAATCAGAGTTAACAACAGACACAC GGCATAGCCAGTCAGAGTGCAGCTCTCCCATGATGGAGCAGGAAGTGGAGTCGTCGACTGACAGAGTGGAGAGTTGTGGTTCCGCACTGGGCTCTGGAGATGAGACATTGGGGGGTGGGGCCTTGTTGAGGGTGACAGGGGCAGGGTACAGGTCAGAGGGTAGGACCTCTGAAACTGGACGGGAACAAATAGATAGGACTGACCAATCAGAGAGCTGTGTTTCTGCAGAGGGACCAAAAGACAACATTAGCAATAGGTTAGTGGACAGTGCCACAGAAGTGGAATTGGGGACAGATACCTTGATTGACAAGGTAGAAAGGTTAGGCACAGCTAATGTTATTGAGGGGTTGGGGACATATTATTTTATTGACAGGGTAGAGGAGATGGGGACACATATTCTGATTGACAGGGATAGCACTTCAGTGGTGGATGTTGGAGATAAAACCGTGTCTGATGGTTCTGTGGTCTGTACCGATGTTGAGGTTGCAGAGGAAGTGGTGGAGAATGACACAAAACAGCAAGGTGAAGAGGTTGTGACACAGTGTCCAGACAGTAGTGGCGCAGAAGTGAATCCTGGCAAAGTGATTGTGACCGATGTGACTATCAACTCTTTGACCGTAACTTTCAAAGAGGCCTTGGCAGCTGAAGGGTTTTTTAAGGTCTGA
- the LOC120037617 gene encoding uncharacterized protein LOC120037617 isoform X2, with protein MELSSIGEQVFAVESITKKRVRKGNVEYLLKWQGWPPKYSTWEPEDHILDPRLVLAYEEKEEKDRALAYRRKGLRPRRLILRNIYAMDLRSAHKVPDTPRMRLSLTRSMGSELDQGSLPFRAGEGGSVYRRLARRKNKRRVPKPVSDNNSLQPLTRIQDPMEHEWQGAEERPESELTTDTRHSQSECSSPMMEQEVESSTDRVESCGSALGSGDETLGGGALLRVTGAGYRSEGRTSETGREQIDRTDQSESCVSAEGPKDNISNRLVDSATEVELGTDTLIDKVERLGTANVIEGLGTYYFIDRVEEMGTHILIDRDSTSVVDVGDKTVSDGSVVCTDVEVAEEVVENDTKQQGEEVVTQCPDSSGAEVNPGKVIVTDVTINSLTVTFKEALAAEGFFKV; from the exons GTACAGCACCTGGGAACCAGAGGACCACATACTGGACCCACGCCTGGTGCTGGCTTATGAAGAGAA GGAGGAGAAGGACCGAGCCCTGGCATACCGCAGGAAAGGACTCAGACCACGGAGACTCATCTTGCGG AATATCTATGCCATGGACCTCCGTAGTGCACACAAAGTCCCAGATACCCCTCGTATGCGCCTCTCCCTTACCCGCTCCATGGGCTCCGAGCTGGACCAGGGCAGTCTGCCATTCAGggcgggggagggagggagcgtcTACCGCCGCCTGGCAAGACGCAAGAACAAGCGGAGGGTGCCCAAACCTGTGTCTGACAACAATTCCCTCCAACCACTGACCCGCATACAGGACCCCATGGAGCATGAATGGCAAGGCGCAGAGGAGAGACCGGAATCAGAGTTAACAACAGACACAC GGCATAGCCAGTCAGAGTGCAGCTCTCCCATGATGGAGCAGGAAGTGGAGTCGTCGACTGACAGAGTGGAGAGTTGTGGTTCCGCACTGGGCTCTGGAGATGAGACATTGGGGGGTGGGGCCTTGTTGAGGGTGACAGGGGCAGGGTACAGGTCAGAGGGTAGGACCTCTGAAACTGGACGGGAACAAATAGATAGGACTGACCAATCAGAGAGCTGTGTTTCTGCAGAGGGACCAAAAGACAACATTAGCAATAGGTTAGTGGACAGTGCCACAGAAGTGGAATTGGGGACAGATACCTTGATTGACAAGGTAGAAAGGTTAGGCACAGCTAATGTTATTGAGGGGTTGGGGACATATTATTTTATTGACAGGGTAGAGGAGATGGGGACACATATTCTGATTGACAGGGATAGCACTTCAGTGGTGGATGTTGGAGATAAAACCGTGTCTGATGGTTCTGTGGTCTGTACCGATGTTGAGGTTGCAGAGGAAGTGGTGGAGAATGACACAAAACAGCAAGGTGAAGAGGTTGTGACACAGTGTCCAGACAGTAGTGGCGCAGAAGTGAATCCTGGCAAAGTGATTGTGACCGATGTGACTATCAACTCTTTGACCGTAACTTTCAAAGAGGCCTTGGCAGCTGAAGGGTTTTTTAAGGTCTGA